A stretch of the Stigmatella erecta genome encodes the following:
- a CDS encoding NAD-dependent epimerase/dehydratase family protein codes for MRIAVIGAAGFVGGALARHFAASGYEVSGLVRSAEAATRLQAEGIEPIAGDLASEHALQTIVETVGRSDAVVFAPQLAPEAEYRAVSSLLGALVGTGKTFLFTSGTGVMLQRTAGAWSQDSFAEDDVFEHEELAAHRIETERLVRAAPSRGVRGIVLRPPLIWGPGDHGHVAMVYRSVGLTGAACYVGEGLASYSHVHIDDVCRLYGLALTQGGAGALYHAVGGEIPNRWIAEAVARDMRCETRSLSVEEASRVWGPFGALILSSSSRSRSPRSRAELGWTAERTDMLTMIGEPRLRALAARGTP; via the coding sequence ATGAGAATCGCTGTCATCGGCGCTGCGGGCTTCGTCGGGGGCGCTCTCGCACGGCACTTCGCGGCCAGCGGGTACGAGGTCTCGGGTCTTGTGCGCTCGGCAGAGGCCGCCACGCGTCTCCAGGCCGAAGGGATCGAGCCTATTGCCGGTGATCTGGCTTCAGAGCATGCACTCCAGACCATCGTCGAGACGGTGGGACGAAGCGACGCCGTGGTGTTCGCCCCGCAGCTTGCACCCGAAGCCGAGTATCGCGCCGTTTCGTCGCTTCTCGGCGCACTGGTGGGAACGGGCAAGACGTTCCTCTTCACCTCGGGCACCGGGGTGATGCTCCAGCGCACGGCCGGTGCCTGGAGTCAGGACAGCTTCGCGGAGGACGATGTCTTCGAACACGAGGAACTGGCGGCGCACCGCATTGAAACAGAGCGCCTCGTCCGAGCGGCTCCTTCACGAGGGGTACGAGGCATCGTGCTCCGGCCGCCCCTGATCTGGGGGCCGGGCGATCATGGCCACGTGGCGATGGTCTATCGCTCGGTCGGCCTCACGGGCGCGGCCTGCTACGTTGGCGAGGGGCTTGCCAGCTACTCACACGTCCACATCGATGACGTGTGCCGTCTCTACGGGCTGGCGCTCACCCAAGGAGGGGCTGGCGCGCTCTACCACGCCGTTGGAGGTGAGATCCCGAACCGCTGGATCGCGGAGGCCGTCGCGCGCGATATGCGGTGTGAGACCCGGAGCCTCTCGGTCGAGGAGGCGTCCAGGGTATGGGGCCCGTTCGGCGCATTGATCCTGTCCTCGTCGAGCCGCTCACGCTCCCCCCGGTCGCGGGCCGAACTTGGCTGGACGGCCGAGAGGACCGACATGCTCACGATGATTGGCGAGCCACGGCTCAGAGCGCTGGCGGCACGTGGCACGCCGTAG
- a CDS encoding isochorismatase family protein, producing MTFRNGLASLLRPEDSVLVLIDHQPFQLTNLNSHDPHMAVNNAAALAKAAKLFGVPTILTSVIAERGGLLFPQITNVFPGQEVIDRTLLNTWQDKKVVDAVKATGRKQLIIAGLYTEICVAMPVIHALGEGWDVTVITDACGAVSVEAHQVAIQRMIAAGANVMTWLALASEWHRDHARTEHAAGLVELLKDHMAGSGIAFLWEQQLLNTPVPKS from the coding sequence ATGACCTTTCGTAATGGCCTTGCGTCGCTTCTTCGTCCCGAAGATTCGGTCCTCGTTCTGATTGACCACCAGCCTTTCCAGCTCACGAACCTGAACAGCCACGACCCGCACATGGCGGTCAATAATGCGGCAGCTTTGGCAAAGGCCGCCAAGCTCTTCGGCGTCCCGACCATTCTGACCAGCGTCATCGCCGAACGCGGCGGTCTTCTCTTCCCGCAGATCACCAACGTCTTCCCGGGTCAGGAGGTGATTGACAGGACCTTGCTCAACACCTGGCAGGACAAGAAGGTGGTCGATGCGGTGAAGGCGACGGGCCGCAAGCAACTGATCATCGCAGGCCTGTATACGGAGATCTGTGTCGCAATGCCGGTGATCCATGCCCTCGGCGAAGGCTGGGACGTGACTGTCATCACCGATGCGTGCGGAGCGGTTTCGGTAGAGGCTCATCAGGTGGCCATCCAGCGCATGATCGCGGCCGGCGCGAACGTGATGACTTGGTTGGCACTTGCGTCTGAATGGCACCGCGACCACGCGAGGACAGAGCACGCTGCCGGCCTCGTCGAACTGCTCAAGGACCATATGGCTGGTAGCGGCATCGCATTCCTGTGGGAGCAGCAGCTGCTCAATACGCCCGTGCCGAAAAGCTAA